In Caldicellulosiruptor obsidiansis OB47, a single window of DNA contains:
- a CDS encoding Cof-type HAD-IIB family hydrolase has translation MIKLVATDLDDTLLSKDLTVTKKNLKAIEFLRQNGIILILASGRPYPSVKKVAFKLQNFYPMITYQGALVYDPKNDQKLYGCEIQPEDAKQLVMLAKDEGIHVHIYIDNIWYVEVMNEKTEYYKNLTKLEPHKVENFLEFIDKPVTKVLFFDDHERLKVLKERLPKEFSEKFNIMFSKPFFLEFTNINVSKGNALKFLAEYYGLKREEVMAIGDGDNDISMIEYAGVGVAVENATESLKNAADFEVASCDESGFAEAVEKVFNVQF, from the coding sequence ATGATAAAGCTTGTTGCCACAGACCTTGACGATACACTTTTGTCAAAGGATTTGACAGTGACCAAGAAAAATCTTAAAGCTATAGAATTTTTAAGGCAAAATGGCATAATTTTGATATTAGCATCAGGAAGACCCTATCCATCTGTGAAAAAGGTGGCATTTAAGCTTCAGAATTTTTATCCTATGATAACATACCAGGGCGCACTTGTGTATGACCCTAAAAATGACCAAAAGCTTTACGGTTGTGAAATCCAACCCGAAGACGCAAAACAACTTGTGATGCTGGCAAAAGATGAGGGTATTCATGTTCACATTTACATTGATAATATATGGTATGTTGAGGTGATGAACGAAAAGACAGAGTATTACAAAAACCTTACAAAGCTTGAACCCCACAAGGTTGAAAACTTTCTTGAATTTATAGACAAGCCTGTTACAAAGGTTTTGTTTTTTGATGATCATGAGAGGCTGAAAGTTTTGAAAGAAAGGCTTCCCAAGGAGTTTTCAGAGAAGTTCAACATAATGTTTTCAAAGCCTTTTTTCTTGGAATTTACAAATATTAACGTCTCAAAAGGAAATGCTTTGAAGTTTTTGGCAGAGTACTATGGTTTAAAAAGAGAAGAGGTTATGGCAATAGGTGATGGTGACAATGATATTTCAATGATTGAATATGCAGGTGTTGGTGTTGCTGTTGAAAATGCCACAGAAAGTTTAAAAAATGCTGCTGATTTTGAAGTAGCAAGCTGTGATGAAAGCGGGTTTGCTGAAGCAGTTGAAAAAGTATTCAATGTCCAGTTTTAA
- the serA gene encoding phosphoglycerate dehydrogenase, translated as MKVLVTERIAKEGIEILKNEGIEVDEKIGLTHEEICNIIGEYDALIVRSSTKVNEEMIKCGKNLKVIARAGVGIDNVDVESATKHGIIVVNAPDGNIMAAAELTIGLIFSIFRYIPQAYMSCKQGDFRRNKFKGVELYEKTAGIIGFGKIGALVAERLKACGMRVIAYDPYVSDEKFKKYGVEKVDFDTLLKESDLITIHTPKTKETYNLISEKEFKKMKKGVRIVNCARGGVINENDLYNAIKEGIVAAAALDVLEKEPNFELEKQDYYNPLLELDNVVITPHLGASTQEAQVNVAVSVAREVAAVLKGGIAKNAVNLPAFEKERLEEIMPYLELAEAMGKIFIQAERTFANKIEIVYSGQIDEKTTTWLTRALLKGYLEFSVQDTVNYVNSQLLAKEQGIEVIESKKEESGKFKNMITARFTTSEKVLELSGTVYNNEGRIIDFFGYKVDFKPEKYMLLIQNIDKPGMIGKIGTIVGEYGINIATMQVSRNKKGEKAVMVCEVDGALPDEAVEKLKNTDGILRVTMAKL; from the coding sequence ATGAAGGTGTTAGTTACTGAGAGGATTGCAAAGGAAGGTATAGAAATTTTAAAAAACGAGGGTATAGAAGTTGACGAAAAAATAGGACTGACTCACGAGGAGATTTGCAATATAATAGGAGAATATGACGCTCTAATTGTCAGAAGTTCAACAAAAGTAAATGAAGAGATGATAAAATGTGGTAAGAACTTGAAAGTCATTGCAAGAGCTGGTGTTGGTATTGACAATGTGGATGTAGAAAGCGCGACAAAACATGGTATTATTGTTGTTAATGCTCCGGATGGTAACATAATGGCAGCTGCCGAGCTCACAATTGGTCTTATATTTAGCATATTTAGGTACATCCCACAGGCGTACATGTCTTGCAAACAGGGCGATTTTAGAAGAAATAAGTTCAAGGGTGTTGAACTTTACGAAAAGACAGCCGGAATTATCGGATTTGGCAAGATTGGAGCGCTTGTTGCTGAAAGGCTCAAAGCTTGTGGAATGAGAGTCATTGCATATGATCCATACGTTTCTGACGAAAAGTTCAAAAAATACGGTGTTGAAAAGGTTGACTTTGACACACTATTGAAGGAGTCTGACCTTATTACTATTCACACACCAAAGACAAAAGAGACATATAACCTCATTTCGGAGAAAGAGTTTAAAAAGATGAAAAAAGGTGTCAGAATTGTAAACTGTGCGCGCGGCGGTGTCATAAACGAAAATGACCTTTACAATGCAATAAAAGAGGGTATAGTTGCAGCAGCAGCACTTGACGTTCTTGAAAAAGAACCGAATTTTGAGCTTGAAAAACAGGACTACTACAACCCGCTTTTAGAGCTTGACAATGTAGTAATCACACCTCATCTTGGTGCGTCTACACAGGAAGCGCAGGTAAATGTGGCTGTGTCTGTTGCAAGAGAGGTTGCGGCGGTGCTCAAGGGCGGTATTGCTAAGAATGCTGTCAATCTACCTGCGTTTGAAAAGGAAAGACTTGAAGAGATTATGCCATATTTGGAGCTTGCTGAGGCAATGGGCAAGATTTTTATCCAGGCAGAGAGAACTTTTGCTAACAAAATAGAAATTGTCTACAGTGGCCAGATAGATGAAAAAACAACAACTTGGCTCACACGAGCGCTTTTAAAAGGATATCTTGAATTTTCAGTACAGGATACTGTCAACTATGTAAATTCACAGCTTTTGGCAAAAGAACAGGGAATTGAAGTAATTGAAAGTAAAAAAGAAGAGAGCGGAAAGTTCAAAAACATGATAACTGCAAGGTTTACTACAAGCGAAAAGGTTTTAGAACTTTCTGGAACGGTTTATAACAACGAGGGTAGAATCATAGATTTCTTTGGCTACAAGGTTGATTTCAAACCAGAAAAATACATGCTCCTTATCCAGAACATAGACAAACCTGGCATGATTGGTAAGATTGGTACCATTGTTGGGGAGTATGGAATTAACATTGCTACAATGCAGGTTTCGCGCAACAAAAAAGGTGAAAAAGCTGTTATGGTATGCGAGGTTGATGGTGCTTTGCCTGATGAGGCTGTGGAAAAACTTAAGAATACAGATGGCATTTTGAGAGTTACAATGGCAAAACTGTAA
- a CDS encoding DUF1015 domain-containing protein, translating to MANIKGFRGLRYSPEIELDRCICPPYDIISEDEREELYKKSEYNIIRVEFGKEFEDDDENNNKFTRAKEYLNTWIQNGVLKFDPQESVYVIEQEFEVEGKKYKRTGLIVLLELVEFEKGIVIPHEFTLSKPKQERLELLRHTRANISSIFGLYEDKTKDVKSILDLIKSRKEDVAYNGIGTYEKMWVVSDGKIIEELKKLFSDKKIFIADGHHRYETALEFKKEMQQKEGIRQDADYNYIMITLTALEDEGIVILPTHRIVLSSSIEEDIFVEKLKMDFDIETGEYDVLKRKLEEKKKYAFLVYTYNKNFYLITLKDPENALKDVEGSRAYKNLDVVVLQKLILNRILEITDEDILYQRNLKYTKSDKELIEIVNKGAKYGFILNPTLVEELKEVSLSGEKMPQKSTYFYPKLMTGNVIFVHQK from the coding sequence ATGGCTAACATTAAAGGTTTTAGAGGTTTGCGGTATTCACCTGAGATTGAACTTGACAGGTGTATCTGTCCACCTTATGATATAATTTCTGAGGATGAGAGAGAAGAGCTTTATAAAAAGAGCGAATATAACATCATAAGAGTGGAGTTTGGTAAAGAGTTTGAAGATGATGATGAAAATAATAACAAGTTTACAAGGGCCAAAGAGTATTTAAATACATGGATTCAAAATGGTGTTTTGAAATTTGATCCTCAAGAGAGTGTATATGTTATTGAACAGGAGTTTGAAGTTGAAGGCAAAAAATATAAAAGAACAGGCTTGATAGTACTTCTTGAGCTTGTTGAGTTTGAAAAGGGAATTGTAATTCCTCATGAGTTTACACTTTCAAAGCCTAAACAGGAAAGGCTTGAGCTTTTGAGACATACAAGAGCAAATATAAGCAGTATATTTGGGCTTTATGAGGACAAAACAAAAGATGTAAAGAGCATTCTGGACCTAATTAAATCGAGAAAAGAAGATGTTGCTTACAATGGTATTGGCACATACGAAAAAATGTGGGTTGTCTCTGATGGTAAGATTATAGAAGAGTTGAAAAAACTATTTAGTGACAAGAAGATATTTATCGCAGATGGTCATCACAGGTATGAAACTGCCCTTGAGTTCAAAAAAGAGATGCAGCAAAAGGAAGGCATAAGACAGGATGCAGATTACAACTACATAATGATAACACTCACTGCCTTAGAAGATGAGGGAATTGTGATTTTGCCGACGCACAGGATTGTGCTTTCTTCAAGCATTGAAGAGGATATTTTTGTTGAAAAGCTGAAAATGGATTTTGATATTGAAACTGGTGAATACGATGTTTTAAAGAGAAAGCTGGAAGAGAAAAAGAAATATGCATTTTTAGTTTACACATACAACAAAAACTTTTATTTGATAACACTAAAAGACCCCGAAAATGCCCTAAAGGATGTGGAAGGAAGCCGAGCATACAAAAACCTTGATGTTGTTGTTCTGCAGAAGCTGATTTTAAATAGAATATTGGAAATTACAGACGAGGATATACTATATCAAAGAAATCTAAAATACACAAAGTCGGACAAAGAATTGATTGAAATTGTAAATAAAGGAGCTAAATACGGATTTATTCTCAACCCAACACTTGTTGAAGAGTTAAAAGAAGTGTCTTTGAGCGGTGAAAAAATGCCTCAAAAGTCTACCTACTTTTATCCAAAACTCATGACAGGTAATGTAATATTTGTTCATCAAAAGTAA
- the speD gene encoding adenosylmethionine decarboxylase — MHALGRHIIAELYGCDKEVLNNRELIEKIMVESALKAGAEVREVAFHKFSPQGVSGVVVISESHLTIHTWPELGYAAVDVFTCGERVDPWQACNYITEMLKASHMTTTEVKRGLFEQPVKVANL; from the coding sequence ATGCACGCATTGGGCAGGCACATAATAGCAGAACTTTACGGGTGTGACAAAGAAGTGCTCAACAATCGCGAACTGATTGAGAAGATAATGGTAGAGTCAGCGCTCAAAGCAGGTGCAGAGGTAAGAGAGGTTGCGTTTCATAAGTTTTCACCACAGGGTGTAAGTGGTGTTGTTGTAATTTCTGAGTCACACCTGACAATTCACACATGGCCAGAGCTTGGCTATGCAGCAGTTGATGTATTTACATGTGGCGAGAGAGTTGATCCATGGCAAGCTTGCAACTACATCACAGAGATGCTCAAAGCAAGCCACATGACAACTACAGAGGTAAAAAGAGGTTTGTTCGAACAACCTGTCAAGGTAGCAAACCTGTAA
- a CDS encoding pyridoxal-phosphate-dependent aminotransferase family protein: MRKPKLLMTPGPTPLPPEVISAMSQQIIHHRTKEFGEIFSRVNENLKKVFQTKNNVLTFAASGTGAMEASAVNFFSEGDTVLCVSVGVFGDRFINICKTFGLNVIEKKYSYGDVANIDEVIEIIESNKDIKGVFITHNETSTGVTNPIEKLARYLKNTDKILIVDAVSSLGAIDLKTDEWGVDVVVTGSQKALMSPPGLAFVSVSEKAWEFYKTSKLKKFYWDFKKYQDNLLKESQDTPFTPAVTLIRAVDVGLKLILDYGLENNFKRHTRLAHLTQLAAEKLNLELLSKKEYSSAVITAIKSPEGVDIEKVRKIMNQKYDIMVTGGQATLKGKIIRIGHMGYVDEFDLLKTIECFELALLEVGYRNFEVGEATKAVLQEIAKEVR; the protein is encoded by the coding sequence ATGAGAAAGCCAAAACTTTTGATGACACCTGGTCCAACTCCGCTTCCACCTGAGGTTATCTCTGCCATGTCACAGCAGATTATTCACCATCGTACAAAAGAGTTTGGTGAGATCTTTTCAAGAGTAAATGAAAACTTAAAAAAGGTGTTCCAGACAAAGAACAATGTTCTTACATTTGCAGCGTCTGGTACAGGTGCAATGGAGGCAAGCGCTGTAAATTTCTTTTCAGAAGGCGATACAGTTCTATGTGTGTCAGTGGGCGTCTTTGGTGATAGGTTTATAAACATATGCAAGACGTTTGGTCTTAATGTAATAGAAAAGAAGTATTCTTATGGTGATGTTGCGAATATTGATGAGGTAATTGAGATAATTGAGTCTAATAAGGACATAAAAGGTGTATTTATAACTCATAACGAGACATCTACAGGTGTTACAAATCCTATTGAAAAGCTTGCAAGGTATCTCAAAAATACAGACAAGATTTTAATTGTCGATGCGGTAAGCTCACTTGGTGCAATTGATTTGAAGACTGATGAGTGGGGCGTTGACGTTGTTGTAACTGGCTCTCAGAAAGCCTTAATGTCCCCGCCAGGACTTGCTTTTGTTTCTGTGTCAGAAAAAGCATGGGAGTTTTATAAAACATCAAAACTTAAAAAGTTTTACTGGGACTTTAAAAAGTATCAGGATAACCTTTTAAAAGAAAGCCAGGACACTCCGTTCACACCGGCTGTTACATTAATTAGGGCTGTTGATGTAGGTCTGAAACTTATTTTAGATTATGGTCTTGAAAACAATTTTAAACGTCACACACGTCTTGCGCATCTTACCCAGCTTGCGGCTGAAAAACTCAATTTAGAACTTCTGTCAAAGAAAGAATACTCATCTGCAGTTATAACTGCAATAAAGTCACCAGAGGGTGTGGATATAGAAAAGGTAAGAAAGATAATGAATCAGAAATATGATATAATGGTAACAGGAGGACAGGCAACACTCAAAGGAAAGATAATAAGAATTGGTCATATGGGGTATGTGGATGAGTTTGATCTTTTAAAGACCATAGAGTGTTTTGAACTTGCCCTTTTAGAAGTAGGCTATAGAAACTTTGAAGTTGGAGAGGCTACAAAAGCAGTTCTTCAGGAAATTGCTAAGGAGGTAAGGTAG